Proteins from a genomic interval of Papaver somniferum cultivar HN1 chromosome 4, ASM357369v1, whole genome shotgun sequence:
- the LOC113272226 gene encoding glyoxylate/hydroxypyruvate reductase HPR3-like, whose translation MEVNLAQSDVQTLQAEIETTRMNMECDRGSVYPHPLSVKSKFVVTKEFLDCLPSLGCIVLTCVGLDNIDLDECKKRGIFIGNAGTVYSEDVADYAIGLLIDVLRRISSGHRLVRSGLWLWTINKEYSLSSKLTGKRIGIVGLGSIGTEVAKRLVAFNCIIAYTSRNKKPSVPFSYYSNVVDLASHSDVLILTCELNKQTFHIINKDVMLALGKKGIIINVGRGALVDEKEMVRCLVQGELGGAGLDVFENELHVPIELVGMDNVVLTHHNAVETLESYTDLHELVISNLEAFFSNKPLLSLVKYD comes from the exons ATGGAAG TAAATTTAGCCCAATCTGATGTACAAACTTTACAGGCGGAAATAGAGACCACAAGGATGAATATGGAATGTGACAGAGGTTCTGTCTACCCACAT CCGTTATCAGTGAAATCGAAATTTGTAGTCACTAAAGAATTCCTAGATTGTTTACCTTCTTTAGGTTGTATAGTTCTTACTTGTGTTGGTCTTGATAACATTGATTTGGATGAGTGTAAAAAAAGAGGTATTTTCATTGGAAATGCTGGCACTGTTTATTCAGAAGATGTTGCTGATTATGCTATTGGTCTTTTAATTGATGTTCTTAGAAGAATTTCTTCTGGTCATAGGCTCGTTCGTTCTGGGTTATGGTTATGGACCATCAACAAAGAGTATTCTCTGAGTTCTAAG CTAACCGGCAAGCGAATAGGAATTGTTGGGTTGGGAAGTATTGGGACCGAGGTAGCCAAGAGACTTGTGGCGTTCAACTGCATTATCGCATACACCTCAAGGAATAAGAAGCCATCAGTGCCATTCTCTTACTATTCCAATGTTGTTGATCTTGCATCCCACAGTGACGTTCTCATCTTGACGTGTGAACTGAATAAACAAACCTTTCATATCATTAATAAGGATGTAATGCTGGCATTGGGAAAGAAAGGAATCATCATAAATGTGGGAAGAGGAGCTCTGGTTGACGAAAAGGAAATGGTGCGGTGTTTAGTGCAAGGCGAGCTTGGTGGTGCTGGGTTGGACGTATTCGAAAATGAGCTTCACGTTCCCATTGAACTCGTTGGAATGGATAATGTTGTATTGACTCATCACAATGCTGTGGAAACTCTGGAATCATATACAGATCTTCATGAACTGGTAATATCCAATTTGGAAGCTTTCTTCTCAAACAAACCGTTGCTGTCTTTAGTTAAGTACGATTGA
- the LOC113273646 gene encoding probable WRKY transcription factor 56, which yields MEPTEDATLPPPQPFEPTEHDQEQQYQYSNNNFFFDAAPPPLSSLLGHQNSSSLLINHLQQQQQQQQQQQQQQINSLMDIDWVSLLSGNNDNLNSSIGLTGSHMLATGTTASTSSAVTRVGCDQNDREEADETEEKGCGNMGKDSSNSKVGVKVNRIKKKVHRPTRFAFQTKSVEDILDDGYRWRKYGQKAVKNSIYPRSYYRCTHHTCNVKKQIQRLSKDTSIVVTTYEGVHNHPCEKLMETLSPLLRQMQFLARF from the exons ATGGAACCTACAGAAGACGCAACcctaccaccaccacaaccatttGAACCTACAGAACATGATCAGGAACAGCAATATCAATATTCTAATAACAATTTCTTTTTCGATGCCGCACCACCACCATTATCATCGTTACTTGGTCACCAAAATTCATCATCACTACTTATAAACCacctccaacaacaacaacagcagcagcagcagcaacaacagcaacagattAATTCTTTGATGGACATAGATTGGGTTAGTCTTCTGTCTGGTAATAACGACAACCTTAACTCATCTATCGGATTAACCGGAAGTCATATGTTAGCCACTGGAACTACAGCCTCCACATCATCTGCTGTAACAAGAGTAGGCTGTGATCAAAATGATCGAGAAGAAGCAGATGAAACCGAAGAAAAAGGCTGTGGAAATATGGGTAAAGATAGTAGCAATAGTAAGGTAGGAGTGAAAGTTAACAGAATTAAGAAAAAGGTGCATAGACCTACTAGGTTTGCCTTTCAGACAAAGAGTGTTGAAGATATCCTAGACGATGGGTATCGATGGAGGAAATACGGACAGAAAGCTGTCAAGAACAGCATCTATCCCAg AAGTTACTACCGTTGTACGCATCATACATGCAACGTCAAGAAACAGATTCAACGTCTTTCAAAGGACACGAGCATCGTGGTGACAACTTACGAAGGTGTTCATAATCATCCGTGCgagaaacttatggagactttaaGTCCGCTTCTGAGGCAAATGCAGTTCCTTGCTAGGTTCTAA
- the LOC113275006 gene encoding glyoxylate/hydroxypyruvate reductase HPR3-like codes for METKRDELPIILTLHPFPFMPSFEEQFSKKFKTPKRTDLSIPLIEFLTTHCESVKALVCGGGGPVPIETLNCLPSLGCVLTTSAGLDHIDLVECKRRGIAVCNAGTAYSEDVADLAVGLLIDVLRRISSADRFVPAGLWPVKGEFPLGSKLGGKRVGIVGLGSIGSEVAKRLEAFGCIISYNSRNKKSTVPLPYYSSVTDLASNSDILILCCELNEETFHIINKTVMLALGKKGIIINVGRGALIDEKELVRCLIQGDVGAAGFDVFENEPHVPTELLELDNVVLSPHKAVVTPESFSALHELLIANLDAFFSGKPLLSLVKNK; via the exons ATGGAAACAAAGAGGGATGAGTTACCAATTATTCTAACCCTACATCCATTCCCATTCATGCCTTCATTTGAAGAACAATTCTCCAAAAAATTCAAAACTCCAAAAAGAACTGATCTTTCAATACCTTTAATTGAATTCCTAACCACACATTGTGAATCCGTAAAAGCTCTAgtatgtggtggtggtggtcctgTTCCAATTGAAACCCTCAATTGTTTACCTTCTCTAGGTTGTGTATTAACAACAAGTGCTGGTCTTGATCATATCGATTTGGTTGAGTGCAAAAGAAGAGGTATTGCTGTTTGTAACGCCGGTACTGCTTACTCTGAAGATGTTGCTGATCTTGCTGTTGGCCTTTTAATTGATGTTCTTAGAAGAATTTCGTCCGCTGATCGATTTGTTCCCGCTGGGCTTTGGCCTGTCAAGGGCGAGTTTCCTCTTGGTTCTAAg TTGGGTGGAAAGAGAGTGGGCATCGTTGGGCTAGGAAGTATTGGCTCCGAGGTGGCAAAAAGACTTGAAGCGTTTGGCTGCATCATCTCGTACAACTCGAGGAATAAGAAATCAACTGTTCCACTCCCTTACTATTCCAGTGTAACCGATCTCGCATCCAACAGCGATATTCTTATCCTTTGTTGTGAACTAAACGAAGAAACATTCCACATTATTAACAAAACTGTAATGTTGGCACTGGGAAAGAAAGGAATCATCATAAATGTGGGAAGAGGAGCCTTAATCGACGAGAAAGAACTTGTGAGGTGTTTGATTCAAGGAGATGTAGGAGCTGCTGGTTTTGATGTGTTTGAAAATGAACCTCATGTTCCTACGGAGCTTTTAGAATTAGATAATGTTGTATTATCTCCACATAAAGCTGTGGTAACTCCAGAATCATTTTCAGCTCTACATGAACTGTTGATAGCAAACTTAGACGCTTTCTTCTCGGGTAAACCCTTGTTGTCATTAGTCAAGAACAAGTGA